In the Clostridium beijerinckii genome, one interval contains:
- a CDS encoding phage replisome organizer N-terminal domain-containing protein encodes MRERKCVKFNVNMYEDTKFKIIDRMEKRDLINYVWTRLVVLAGKVNLEGELFLSRNIPYTLETLAIEFNREVSEIELAIKTFIDLEMVEFTQDKIYKVKNFVKHQNIKTKEKVQNKHKAEEVEINDKKQLSSSCIENINVESENKHKDNKVIDIKDNIANKNVTNADNKSCMETSTSVPLNSCNKNVTEADNEATQKLNMEKYKSKENLPNEIVTTLEKKAVKNKSKPKKKEKINEISIVDEVENDDLMKITEGEPVIGKDEEIVLAFSF; translated from the coding sequence ATGAGAGAAAGAAAATGTGTTAAATTTAATGTGAATATGTATGAGGATACAAAGTTTAAAATAATAGATAGAATGGAAAAAAGAGATCTTATAAATTATGTTTGGACTAGGCTTGTGGTTCTTGCAGGTAAGGTCAATTTAGAAGGAGAATTATTTTTATCTAGAAATATACCATATACTCTAGAGACTTTGGCTATAGAGTTCAATAGAGAAGTATCTGAAATAGAATTAGCTATAAAAACTTTTATAGACTTAGAAATGGTTGAATTTACTCAAGATAAAATATATAAAGTAAAAAACTTTGTAAAGCATCAAAATATTAAAACAAAAGAAAAAGTTCAAAATAAACATAAAGCAGAAGAAGTTGAAATTAACGATAAGAAACAGCTAAGCAGCAGCTGTATAGAGAATATCAATGTGGAGAGTGAGAATAAACATAAGGATAATAAAGTAATTGATATAAAAGATAATATTGCAAATAAAAATGTAACTAATGCTGATAATAAAAGCTGTATGGAAACAAGTACAAGTGTACCTTTAAACAGCTGTAATAAGAATGTAACAGAAGCAGATAATGAAGCCACTCAGAAATTAAATATGGAAAAATACAAAAGCAAAGAGAATTTACCTAATGAGATAGTAACTACCTTAGAGAAGAAAGCAGTAAAAAATAAAAGTAAGCCTAAGAAAAAAGAGAAGATTAATGAAATTAGTATTGTTGATGAAGTAGAAAATGATGATCTGATGAAGATTACTGAAGGGGAGCCGGTAATAGGAAAAGATGAGGAGATTGTTTTGGCATTTAGCTTTTGA
- a CDS encoding TIM-barrel domain-containing protein — protein sequence MGQFDDNREFLLGYFEEKDGALCYRYDAERLIIMPWGPNSLRIKSTKEPDMPMEDWALIEPKPSNAKISIEEYSAKIVNGKIIAVINQIGKLEFYNQKGELLLEEYVRNRKDMYSSTCSSLEVEGREFKPIIGGDYHLSMRFVSNPDEKIYGMGQYQQPFLDVKGADLELAHRNSQASVPFALSSLGYGFLWNNPAVGRVNFGKNITTWEAYSTKKLDYWITAGDTPAEIEEAYADATGKVPMMPKYAMGFWQCKLRYQTQEELLEVAREYKKRNLPISVIVVDFFHWPLQGEWKFDPTYWPDPDAMIKELKDMGIELMVSIWPTVDYRSENFDEMMNKGLLVRTDKGFRICMNFMGNTIHYDPTNPEAREYVWQKAKKNYYDKGVKIFWLDEAEPEYSVYDFENYRYHLGPNVQVGNIYPMMYAKTFFDGMKAEGQEGIINLLRCAWAGSQRYGALVWSGDIHSSFKSLRNQFAAGLNMGLAGIPWWTTDIGGFFGGHIDDPDFHEVLIRWFEYGTFCPVMRLHGYRWPFKPQYGTTGGAECVSGADNEVWSYGDKVYEICKKYLKIREAMMPYITTLMEEAHKKGTPVMRPMFYDFPEDKLCWDNESQYMFGPNILVAPIMEKGQTEREVYLPSGSNWTNAWTKEKMEGGQTILVDAPIDQIPLFLRDYKEGSCTINI from the coding sequence ATGGGACAATTTGATGATAACAGAGAATTTTTATTAGGATATTTTGAGGAAAAGGATGGAGCTCTTTGCTATAGATATGATGCAGAACGTCTTATTATCATGCCGTGGGGGCCAAATAGTTTAAGGATTAAATCCACAAAAGAGCCAGATATGCCTATGGAGGATTGGGCGCTTATAGAACCAAAACCATCTAATGCTAAGATCAGTATTGAGGAGTATAGTGCAAAAATCGTAAATGGTAAGATTATAGCAGTAATTAATCAGATTGGAAAATTAGAATTTTATAATCAGAAAGGTGAATTGTTGTTAGAGGAATATGTTCGTAATCGTAAGGATATGTATAGTTCTACTTGTAGTTCTTTGGAAGTGGAAGGAAGAGAATTCAAGCCGATTATAGGAGGAGATTATCATCTAAGCATGAGGTTTGTTTCTAATCCAGATGAAAAAATCTATGGTATGGGGCAATATCAACAGCCGTTCTTAGACGTGAAAGGAGCAGATTTAGAGTTAGCACACAGAAATTCTCAGGCTAGCGTGCCATTTGCTCTATCATCTTTGGGTTATGGATTTCTTTGGAACAATCCTGCAGTGGGACGTGTGAATTTTGGGAAGAATATTACTACATGGGAAGCATATTCTACAAAGAAGCTGGATTATTGGATTACTGCAGGAGACACTCCTGCAGAGATTGAAGAAGCATATGCTGATGCAACTGGAAAAGTTCCTATGATGCCAAAATACGCTATGGGATTCTGGCAATGTAAGTTACGCTATCAGACTCAAGAAGAACTTTTAGAAGTAGCAAGGGAATATAAGAAACGTAATCTTCCTATCTCTGTTATTGTGGTAGATTTTTTCCACTGGCCACTCCAAGGCGAATGGAAGTTTGATCCAACATACTGGCCAGATCCAGATGCTATGATAAAAGAACTTAAGGACATGGGAATTGAATTGATGGTATCTATTTGGCCAACTGTAGATTATAGAAGTGAAAATTTTGACGAAATGATGAATAAGGGATTGCTCGTTAGAACAGATAAAGGTTTCCGCATTTGTATGAATTTCATGGGAAATACTATACATTATGACCCTACTAATCCTGAGGCAAGAGAGTATGTATGGCAGAAAGCTAAGAAAAATTACTACGATAAGGGTGTAAAGATTTTCTGGCTTGATGAAGCAGAGCCTGAATATAGTGTTTATGATTTCGAAAATTACCGATATCATTTAGGACCAAATGTGCAGGTAGGAAACATTTATCCTATGATGTATGCAAAAACATTCTTTGATGGTATGAAAGCAGAAGGACAGGAAGGTATAATTAATTTGCTACGCTGTGCATGGGCTGGATCTCAAAGATACGGTGCATTGGTTTGGTCAGGTGATATACATTCTTCCTTTAAAAGTCTCAGAAATCAATTTGCAGCAGGATTAAATATGGGACTTGCAGGAATTCCTTGGTGGACTACAGACATTGGAGGATTCTTCGGAGGACATATTGATGATCCAGATTTCCATGAGGTATTGATCCGTTGGTTTGAATACGGAACTTTCTGCCCAGTTATGAGACTTCATGGTTATCGCTGGCCTTTCAAGCCTCAGTATGGAACAACAGGTGGAGCTGAATGCGTATCCGGTGCTGATAATGAAGTATGGTCTTATGGAGACAAGGTATATGAAATCTGCAAGAAGTATTTGAAAATAAGAGAAGCAATGATGCCTTATATTACTACTTTAATGGAAGAAGCACATAAAAAAGGAACTCCAGTCATGCGACCAATGTTCTATGATTTTCCAGAGGATAAGCTTTGTTGGGATAATGAATCGCAATATATGTTTGGGCCAAATATCCTAGTTGCACCTATTATGGAAAAAGGTCAGACTGAACGTGAAGTATATCTGCCATCAGGGTCAAATTGGACTAATGCATGGACAAAAGAAAAAATGGAAGGTGGACAAACAATACTTGTAGATGCCCCAATTGATCAAATTCCATTGTTTCTAAGAGATTATAAGGAAGGATCTTGCACTATAAATATTTAA
- a CDS encoding carbohydrate ABC transporter permease: MEERRYIKPRTNIILNIIAVIVGAIFLFPLYWVIISSFKSDAEIFRNPPTFFPEQLTLSAYAAQITGEYSIFKGFFNSCFISFSVLVITLLFAVPSAYGLARYRIKGKKLFIQSFLITQMLPATLLLTPMFIIFGRFRILNTYLSPILADCTISIPFVVIILRTYFLSIPKELEDSARVDGCNTFQAFIRIILPVSYPGIIMAAVFSFLFAWGDLIFALTFMNEQSMRPMTAGIYNFMGQYGLAWNKIMAFGTLTIIPVVAIFIFMQKYIIGGLTSGAVKE; encoded by the coding sequence TTGGAGGAAAGAAGATATATTAAACCGAGAACTAACATTATTTTAAATATTATAGCTGTAATAGTTGGAGCAATATTTCTATTCCCTTTATATTGGGTAATTATAAGTTCATTTAAAAGTGATGCTGAAATATTTAGAAATCCTCCGACCTTTTTTCCTGAACAGCTTACATTAAGTGCATATGCTGCTCAAATAACTGGTGAATATAGCATATTCAAAGGGTTTTTTAACAGCTGTTTCATAAGTTTTTCGGTTCTTGTGATCACATTGCTTTTTGCAGTGCCATCAGCATATGGTCTTGCAAGGTATAGAATTAAAGGTAAAAAATTATTTATTCAATCATTTCTTATTACTCAGATGCTTCCGGCAACTTTATTATTAACGCCAATGTTTATAATATTTGGGAGATTTAGAATATTAAATACCTACTTATCACCTATTCTTGCTGACTGCACAATATCTATACCATTTGTTGTAATTATACTAAGAACGTATTTTTTATCCATACCTAAGGAGCTGGAGGACTCTGCCAGGGTTGACGGGTGCAATACATTCCAGGCTTTTATAAGAATTATACTTCCAGTATCTTATCCAGGTATTATAATGGCTGCAGTATTTTCATTCTTATTTGCATGGGGGGATTTGATTTTTGCTTTAACATTTATGAATGAGCAAAGCATGAGGCCAATGACTGCAGGAATTTATAATTTTATGGGGCAATACGGTTTAGCTTGGAATAAAATAATGGCTTTTGGTACACTCACTATAATTCCGGTAGTAGCAATATTTATATTCATGCAAAAATATATAATCGGTGGTCTAACTAGTGGTGCAGTAAAAGAATAA
- a CDS encoding carbohydrate ABC transporter permease, with protein MHKNRVGYMFIVPAVIFMLLFVGYPIIYNILLSLQDVNVMTVNSPIKEFVGFKNYIELFKSSVLLVAIGNTLYYTVVCIIFQFVLGFAFALFFNIEFTFSKFIRGLVMVSWLIPMTINALSFKFMFSPSGGVINQILMNLHVINQPLDWLIQPNSAMWGLIITNVWVGIPFNMILLTTGLSTIPKSIYESASLDGANWFQKLFYITIPSIKPAILSVLMLGFIYTFKVFDLVFIMTNGGPVNATEVLSTLSYKLSFNQYSYSQGSAVANILFLTLFIVSLFYVKLIKEDEVM; from the coding sequence ATGCATAAGAATAGAGTGGGTTATATGTTTATTGTACCAGCCGTTATATTTATGCTATTATTTGTTGGTTATCCAATAATATATAATATTTTACTAAGTTTGCAAGACGTTAATGTTATGACTGTAAACAGTCCAATAAAAGAATTTGTAGGGTTTAAGAATTATATAGAATTATTTAAAAGCTCTGTGCTTCTGGTGGCTATCGGAAATACTCTTTATTATACTGTTGTATGTATAATTTTTCAATTTGTGCTAGGTTTTGCATTTGCATTGTTCTTTAATATAGAATTCACTTTTTCAAAATTTATAAGAGGTTTGGTTATGGTATCTTGGTTAATACCAATGACTATTAATGCATTATCATTTAAATTTATGTTTAGTCCAAGTGGTGGAGTTATTAATCAAATACTTATGAATCTTCATGTTATAAATCAGCCTTTGGACTGGCTTATACAGCCTAATAGTGCAATGTGGGGACTTATTATAACTAACGTATGGGTTGGAATCCCTTTTAATATGATTCTTTTAACAACTGGATTGAGTACGATTCCTAAATCTATTTATGAAAGTGCCAGTCTTGATGGAGCAAATTGGTTTCAAAAACTATTTTATATAACTATTCCATCTATAAAACCTGCAATTTTGTCAGTGTTAATGCTTGGATTTATTTATACATTTAAAGTATTTGACCTTGTTTTTATAATGACAAATGGTGGACCCGTAAATGCAACAGAAGTTTTGTCTACTTTATCATATAAGCTATCATTCAATCAATATAGCTATAGCCAAGGTTCAGCAGTAGCCAATATTCTGTTCTTAACTCTATTTATAGTAAGCCTATTCTATGTAAAATTAATAAAAGAAGATGAGGTGATGTAA
- a CDS encoding sugar ABC transporter substrate-binding protein yields the protein MKKTISLIISAVLSLSLIGCGSSSTQQTASNTNGKVTLKVWSYYNDNEKKSFNNLVDKFNKSQDKVEVVNEYVPFADIKKQFSVGIAAQNLPDLAVIDNPDHAAFAAMGMFEDITDKVKDWDEKDNYFEGPWKSTMYNGKNYGIPMDSNCLALFYNEDLLKQAGVTPPQTWDELRTAAKKLTKDGVYGLSLSAVKSEEGTFQFMPFLLSSGGSVEKVNSPEVVKSLQLWTDLLKDGSLSKECINWDQPGVEKQFATGKAAMMINGPWQFSTLKSDAPNMKWACVKIPKDQKYASVLGGENIGIVKGHHPEEAWEFLKFIGKADNVREFINNTGYFPPRKDLANDKVWTEDPNKAVFMDQMQYAMPRGPHPKWPQISEAIYTAYQESLTMQKSPQEALDEAQTKIDAVLK from the coding sequence TTGAAAAAAACCATATCATTAATAATAAGTGCTGTACTTTCTTTAAGTTTGATTGGCTGCGGATCATCAAGTACTCAACAAACTGCTAGCAATACTAACGGGAAGGTTACGCTAAAAGTTTGGAGTTATTATAACGACAATGAAAAAAAATCATTTAATAATTTAGTTGATAAATTTAATAAGTCTCAAGATAAAGTAGAAGTAGTAAATGAATATGTACCATTTGCAGACATAAAGAAGCAGTTTTCAGTAGGAATAGCAGCACAAAATCTACCAGATCTTGCCGTTATAGATAATCCTGATCATGCAGCATTTGCAGCAATGGGAATGTTTGAAGATATAACAGATAAAGTTAAAGACTGGGATGAAAAAGATAATTACTTTGAAGGTCCATGGAAGTCAACAATGTATAACGGCAAAAATTATGGAATTCCTATGGATAGCAATTGTTTAGCGTTATTTTATAATGAGGACCTTCTTAAGCAGGCAGGAGTTACTCCTCCTCAAACATGGGATGAGCTTAGAACAGCTGCGAAGAAACTTACAAAAGATGGGGTTTATGGTTTGTCATTATCTGCTGTGAAAAGCGAAGAAGGTACATTCCAATTTATGCCTTTCTTATTATCTTCAGGAGGAAGTGTAGAAAAAGTTAATTCTCCAGAAGTAGTAAAATCACTTCAATTGTGGACAGACCTACTTAAAGATGGGTCTTTAAGTAAAGAATGCATTAATTGGGATCAACCTGGTGTTGAGAAGCAGTTTGCTACAGGTAAAGCAGCTATGATGATAAATGGGCCATGGCAATTTTCAACACTTAAGAGTGATGCTCCTAATATGAAGTGGGCATGTGTAAAAATTCCTAAAGATCAGAAATATGCTTCAGTCCTTGGTGGTGAAAATATAGGAATTGTTAAAGGGCACCATCCTGAAGAAGCATGGGAATTTTTAAAGTTTATTGGAAAGGCTGATAATGTTAGAGAATTCATAAATAATACAGGATATTTTCCACCTAGAAAAGATTTAGCTAACGATAAAGTTTGGACTGAAGATCCTAATAAAGCAGTTTTCATGGATCAAATGCAGTATGCTATGCCTAGAGGTCCACATCCAAAATGGCCTCAAATTTCCGAAGCAATTTACACTGCATACCAAGAATCTTTGACAATGCAGAAGAGCCCTCAAGAAGCATTAGATGAAGCTCAAACAAAGATTGATGCGGTATTAAAGTGA
- a CDS encoding response regulator transcription factor, with product MNIVVIEDEIRTRRGIIKLLPKINENYHVIGEANDGLEGFNIIEKTKPQVVITDIKMPGVNGLEMLKKLNESEIKVKMIIITAYSEFEFAKKAISVGVTDYLLKPITVEDLKNVFEKIEKDIDREIEKESYQRINIMTFEQMIIEMIEGKIKINKVYEHYSGKINEYNFNYVIVAKLLNTHVEKYNLLKECIDNLFKHIENLKYILIEYEYSNEILILFSSKDSEVNIEKELNKKLFNLFRNNGFENCIVAGLSKLISIDELASKVKEINRNLKWSLLLKKDVIVTENAISSICTKTFKYPKEIEQLIMAAIGEQDYIKLSNLINKFLSYCKSGEYHPDSIIDGVDCFVISIINIMKDINYELFIKINNERILEKVKNSTSWCEIEDILKNIINIVSELNNKDSKASYSLIVYKTINKIINDYAECISLENIAASLNVTPEYLSTLFYKEVGTNFTSYLKEYRINKSKELLISSNLKIGEIAKRVGYNDPKYFCKVFKSVTGVCAGKYVTMHK from the coding sequence ATGAACATTGTTGTTATTGAAGATGAGATTAGGACTAGAAGAGGAATTATAAAATTATTACCTAAAATCAACGAAAATTATCATGTTATAGGTGAAGCAAATGATGGCTTAGAAGGTTTTAATATAATAGAAAAAACAAAACCACAGGTAGTTATAACAGACATTAAAATGCCAGGAGTAAACGGATTAGAGATGCTTAAGAAGCTTAATGAATCTGAAATTAAGGTTAAGATGATAATTATTACAGCGTATTCAGAATTTGAATTTGCCAAGAAAGCTATTTCAGTTGGAGTTACTGATTATTTATTAAAGCCCATAACAGTTGAAGACTTGAAAAATGTCTTTGAAAAAATAGAAAAAGATATTGATAGGGAAATAGAAAAAGAAAGTTATCAAAGAATTAACATAATGACTTTTGAACAAATGATAATAGAGATGATAGAAGGGAAAATAAAGATTAACAAAGTATATGAACACTATTCAGGTAAGATAAATGAATATAATTTTAATTATGTTATTGTAGCCAAATTACTTAATACTCATGTTGAAAAATATAATTTATTAAAAGAATGTATAGATAATTTGTTTAAGCATATTGAAAATTTAAAATATATTCTTATAGAGTATGAATATAGTAATGAAATATTAATCTTATTTTCATCAAAGGATTCGGAAGTAAATATTGAAAAAGAATTGAATAAGAAATTATTCAATTTATTTCGTAATAATGGATTTGAAAACTGCATTGTTGCTGGTCTTTCTAAATTAATTTCAATTGATGAACTTGCGAGTAAAGTGAAAGAAATAAACAGGAATTTAAAATGGTCATTGTTATTGAAAAAGGATGTTATAGTTACTGAGAATGCAATATCAAGCATATGCACTAAAACTTTTAAATATCCTAAGGAAATTGAGCAGTTAATTATGGCTGCAATTGGTGAGCAGGACTATATTAAATTAAGTAATTTAATAAATAAGTTTTTAAGTTATTGCAAATCAGGTGAATATCATCCAGATAGTATCATAGATGGTGTAGATTGTTTCGTGATTTCAATAATTAACATAATGAAAGATATTAATTATGAGTTGTTTATTAAAATTAATAATGAAAGAATATTAGAAAAAGTTAAAAATAGTACAAGCTGGTGTGAAATAGAGGATATTTTAAAAAATATAATAAATATAGTATCTGAATTAAATAATAAAGATTCAAAGGCATCATACAGTTTAATTGTATATAAGACTATTAATAAAATAATAAATGATTATGCAGAATGCATTTCATTAGAAAATATAGCAGCAAGCCTTAATGTCACCCCTGAATATCTTTCTACATTATTTTATAAGGAAGTAGGAACTAATTTTACAAGCTATTTAAAGGAATACAGAATAAATAAATCCAAGGAATTACTTATTAGTAGTAATTTAAAAATAGGAGAGATTGCTAAGAGGGTTGGATACAATGACCCAAAATATTTTTGTAAAGTATTTAAAAGCGTTACAGGTGTTTGTGCAGGAAAATACGTTACAATGCATAAATAA
- a CDS encoding sensor histidine kinase produces the protein MNTKKCFYNIGFNHIKKASFKTKLISSFLIISILPILSIEIFSYYYSTNKIENKISRLMDFSLTQSAKSINTTLSSYEDLDMQIASDDELTKLIDKYDVGNNTDINTQVALNDIKGKLTVYAYSKLGIVNIDIRTNKNHKIASYNRINGHAIPDIWKRYDDIIEKNDYEDETSRYGTIWSGMSYTQPLVEETYNLINVYSNIIDFTSDRIIGVLCISINEDVLQKTYNLNSDDLHANNINVYSLIIDNEGTIVSYEDRNYIGKNIYYLANKKDRNSEDLNNTIINSHIVKGNSLIVNTKSLKISNWYIVNIINENKLFSEVNLSIRIIIIVIVIVILFFIFFIVLVSNRLTSSIRKIVAAMKKAQKGELSVRIEEDITDEFSIIALTFNKMISHINELVEKLRIQMNLTSEAVKLQKEAEIRAIEAQINPHFLYNTLDCINWMAIEKEEYEISKMLKSLGQILRYSINQSNKIVSFSQEIQWLKQYLYLQESRFDNSFKTEIKFDKEVPEFKIHKLMLQPLIENSIIHGFEGYTSGGILELSIEMKEADIVIFIKDNGKGIDGEKVKYINSLVSEAKIINKGEHIGIENVISRLRIYYGDYYKFNIESEIGRGTSICIRIPKIK, from the coding sequence ATGAATACTAAAAAGTGCTTTTATAATATTGGATTTAATCATATAAAAAAGGCTAGTTTTAAAACAAAATTAATATCATCATTTCTGATTATTTCCATATTACCAATCTTATCTATTGAGATATTTTCTTATTATTATTCTACTAATAAAATAGAAAATAAAATATCAAGGCTAATGGATTTTAGTCTTACACAATCTGCTAAAAGTATAAACACTACTCTTTCTTCTTATGAAGATTTAGATATGCAGATTGCCAGCGATGATGAACTCACAAAACTGATTGATAAATATGATGTTGGAAATAATACGGATATAAATACCCAAGTGGCATTGAATGATATTAAAGGCAAATTAACTGTTTACGCTTATTCAAAACTGGGAATTGTTAATATTGATATACGTACTAATAAAAATCATAAGATAGCTTCATATAACAGAATAAATGGACATGCAATACCAGATATCTGGAAAAGGTATGACGATATAATTGAAAAAAATGATTATGAAGATGAGACTAGCAGATACGGAACAATATGGAGCGGAATGTCATATACGCAGCCATTGGTAGAAGAAACGTATAATTTGATTAATGTGTATTCAAATATAATTGACTTTACAAGTGACAGAATAATCGGAGTTCTTTGTATAAGCATAAATGAAGACGTTTTACAAAAGACTTATAACTTAAATTCAGATGATCTGCATGCCAATAATATCAATGTATATTCATTAATTATAGATAATGAAGGTACAATAGTATCTTATGAAGATAGAAATTATATTGGGAAAAATATATACTATTTAGCTAATAAAAAAGATAGAAATTCAGAGGACCTAAACAATACTATAATTAATTCTCATATTGTAAAAGGAAATTCACTAATTGTAAACACTAAGAGCTTAAAAATAAGTAACTGGTATATTGTGAATATAATTAATGAAAATAAATTATTTTCCGAAGTAAATCTGAGCATAAGAATTATTATTATAGTTATTGTTATAGTAATACTCTTTTTCATATTTTTTATAGTGCTAGTTTCAAATAGGTTGACAAGCTCCATAAGAAAAATTGTTGCGGCAATGAAGAAAGCACAGAAAGGAGAATTATCTGTAAGGATAGAGGAGGATATAACTGATGAGTTTTCTATAATTGCACTAACCTTTAATAAGATGATATCTCATATTAATGAGTTAGTTGAAAAACTTAGAATTCAGATGAATTTAACTTCTGAAGCAGTAAAATTGCAAAAAGAAGCAGAAATAAGAGCGATTGAGGCTCAGATTAATCCACATTTTTTATATAATACTCTTGACTGTATCAACTGGATGGCAATTGAAAAGGAGGAGTATGAAATTAGTAAAATGCTTAAAAGCTTAGGTCAAATATTAAGATATTCAATTAATCAAAGTAATAAAATAGTTTCTTTTTCACAAGAAATTCAATGGCTTAAGCAGTATTTATATCTTCAGGAAAGCAGATTTGATAATTCCTTTAAAACTGAAATTAAGTTCGATAAAGAAGTTCCGGAATTTAAAATACACAAGCTTATGCTGCAGCCACTAATCGAAAATTCTATTATACACGGATTTGAGGGCTATACATCTGGAGGTATTTTAGAACTGTCAATTGAAATGAAGGAAGCGGATATAGTGATTTTTATAAAAGATAATGGAAAAGGAATTGATGGTGAAAAAGTAAAATATATTAATAGCCTTGTAAGTGAAGCTAAGATTATTAATAAAGGAGAGCATATTGGAATAGAAAATGTAATATCAAGACTTAGAATATATTATGGAGATTATTATAAGTTCAATATAGAAAGTGAAATTGGCAGAGGGACAAGTATTTGCATTAGAATACCTAAAATAAAATAA
- a CDS encoding YbaK/EbsC family protein has product MAIEKVKEYFKKYGTDNRVQEFDVSSETVALAAEALHCDPCRIAKTLSFMVAENPILIVVAGDAKIDNPKYKAHFKAKAKMLTLEETENLIGHAVGGVCPFAINEGVKVYLDESLKRFQTVFPACGSGNSAIEVTIEELEKYSGYDEWIDVCKGWNN; this is encoded by the coding sequence ATGGCAATAGAAAAAGTTAAAGAGTATTTCAAAAAATATGGTACTGATAATCGTGTGCAAGAGTTTGACGTGTCAAGTGAAACCGTAGCACTTGCAGCAGAAGCATTACATTGTGATCCATGCAGGATTGCAAAGACGCTTTCATTTATGGTAGCTGAAAATCCGATTTTGATTGTAGTTGCTGGGGATGCGAAAATTGATAATCCAAAGTACAAAGCACATTTTAAGGCAAAAGCCAAAATGCTTACACTAGAGGAAACTGAAAACTTAATTGGTCATGCCGTTGGTGGAGTTTGTCCTTTTGCTATAAATGAAGGTGTAAAAGTCTATCTTGATGAATCATTAAAAAGATTTCAAACTGTGTTTCCTGCTTGTGGAAGTGGTAATAGCGCAATAGAGGTGACCATAGAAGAATTAGAAAAGTATTCTGGTTATGATGAATGGATTGATGTTTGTAAAGGTTGGAACAATTAA
- a CDS encoding DNA-3-methyladenine glycosylase I — protein MIQIIKRCEWVTKEELYIEYHDKEWGVPVYDDRKLFEMLCLEGAQAGLSWWTILKKRENYKEAFDNFEAEKIVKYTEEKLEQLMQDKGIVRNRRKIESVVTNAKAFLKIKEEFGSFSNYIWKFVDNKPIINSWGSIGEVPASNELSDKMSKQLKKDGFKFVGSTICYSFMQAVGMVNDHTTECFCYTKLI, from the coding sequence GTGATTCAAATTATTAAAAGATGTGAATGGGTGACAAAAGAAGAATTATATATTGAATATCATGATAAGGAATGGGGAGTGCCGGTATATGATGATAGGAAACTATTTGAAATGTTGTGCTTAGAAGGAGCTCAAGCAGGCTTAAGCTGGTGGACTATTCTTAAAAAAAGAGAAAACTATAAAGAAGCTTTTGATAATTTTGAAGCTGAAAAGATAGTGAAATATACTGAAGAAAAATTAGAACAATTAATGCAAGATAAAGGCATTGTTCGTAATAGAAGAAAAATTGAAAGTGTTGTAACTAATGCAAAAGCATTTCTGAAAATTAAAGAAGAGTTTGGCTCATTCTCCAATTATATATGGAAGTTTGTGGACAATAAGCCTATTATTAATTCATGGGGAAGTATAGGAGAAGTTCCGGCTTCAAATGAATTAAGTGATAAAATGAGTAAGCAACTAAAAAAAGATGGTTTTAAATTTGTTGGAAGTACAATTTGTTATTCCTTTATGCAAGCAGTTGGAATGGTTAACGATCATACAACTGAATGCTTTTGCTATACAAAATTAATTTAG